Proteins co-encoded in one Pogona vitticeps strain Pit_001003342236 chromosome 9, PviZW2.1, whole genome shotgun sequence genomic window:
- the ATP5IF1 gene encoding ATPase inhibitor, mitochondrial, with protein sequence MAAVGSVLRCGLRGAVALPQQQRGWSSGPDKFDSDKSGAIRDAGGAFGKREAAEEERYFRKLQKEQLTQLRKHHEEEIHHHKEEIERLQKEIERHKSKIKKLHDDD encoded by the exons ATGGCTGCGGTAGGTTCGGTGCTGAGGTGTGGCTTGCGAGGCGCTGTGGCTTTGCCCCAGCAACAGCGCGGCTGGAGCTCCGGCCCTGACAAG TTCGACAGCGACAAGAGCGGAGCTATCCGCGACGCTGGCGGCGCCTTTGGGAAAAGGGAAGCCGCCGAGGAAGAGCGATATTTCAG GAAGCTACAGAAAGAGCAGTTGACACAACTGAGAAAACATCatgaagaagaaatacatcaccATAAGGAAGAAATAGAGCGTCTGCAGAAGGAAATTGAGCGTCATAAGTCAAAGATTAAGAAGTTACATGATGATGATTAG